The following proteins are co-located in the Solanum pennellii chromosome 1, SPENNV200 genome:
- the LOC107008069 gene encoding 4,5-DOPA dioxygenase extradiol-like, producing the protein MGSQMAVPVNETFFISHGSPMLSIDDSLPARHFLKCFNQKVFTQKPNSILVISGHWETSEPTVNCITGLNDTIYDFYGFPEQMYQLKYQAPGAPKLAKMVKELLKSSGFNRVHEDNNRGLDHGAWVPLMLMYPGADIPVCQLSVQTKKDGTHHFNIGKALAPLKEEGVLIVGSGSATHNLRALRDTAGVASWAMDFDNWLKESLVNGRYEDVNNYMTKAPCAKIAHPWPDHLYPLHVAMGAAGENAKAELIHHSWSNHALSYASYKFESQLK; encoded by the coding sequence ATGGGTAGCCAAATGGCTGTCCCTGTGAATGAGACCTTCTTCATATCACATGGTTCCCCAATGCTATCCATAGATGATTCGTTACCTGCCAGACATTTCTTGAAATGCTTCAACCAGAAAGTCTTCACCCAGAAACCCAATTCAATTTTGGTGATCTCTGGTCATTGGGAGACTTCAGAGCCTACTGTGAATTGCATCACTGGCCTCAATGATACTATTTACGACTTCTACGGCTTCCCAGAACAGATGTACCAGCTGAAATATCAAGCACCAGGAGCTCCAAAATTAGCCAAAATGGTGAAGGAACTGCTCAAGTCATCTGGCTTCAATCGAGTGCACGAAGACAATAACCGGGGCCTGGATCATGGTGCATGGGTGCCTCTTATGCTCATGTATCCAGGGGCTGACATCCCAGTCTGCCAGCTTTCTGTCCAGACAAAGAAGGATGGAACTCATCATTTTAACATTGGGAAAGCATTGGCCCCTCTCAAGGAAGAGGGTGTCCTCATAGTTGGTTCTGGATCTGCAACTCACAACTTGAGGGCTTTGCGCGACACTGCTGGCGTCGCTTCTTGGGCTATGGATTTTGACAATTGGCTTAAGGAATCCCTTGTTAATGGAAGGTATGAAGATGTCAACAACTATATGACAAAAGCACCTTGTGCCAAAATTGCACACCCATGGCCTGATCACCTGTATCCATTACATGTAGCAATGGGTGCAGCAGGTGAAAATGCCAAAGCTGAACTTATTCATCATAGCTGGAGCAATCATGCTCTTTCTTACGCCTCCTACAAGTTTGAGTCACAGCTAAAGTAG
- the LOC107005990 gene encoding RGG repeats nuclear RNA binding protein A-like: MADLNPFDLLGDDDNDDPSKLIAIHQQKVDPAKKASAPAAPAAKKQPGKLPTKPPPPTQAVREAKTEFGRGGGRGGGRGYSRGRGGGVFNREGSNNENFARNREFSGGIAAPEHVEGGRPSERRGGYGGPRAFRGGRQGGFGNGEMPEGDRPRRTFERRSGTGRGSEIKREGAGRGNWGTEADEVTQMTGEVADEGEKNLNVEKPSTEEEAGDDKKENPAAGAADKEPEDKEMTLEEYEKLLEEKRKALQALKTEERKVDTKVFESMQQISKKPSDEIFVKLGSKDKRKESSEKEEKAKKAVSINEFLKPAEGERYYAPGGRGRGRGRGSRGYSEANTMSNVEAAPPIEDPGHFPTLGGK, translated from the exons ATGGCGGATTTGAACCCCTTTGATTTGCTTGGTGATGATGATAACGATGATCCATCAAAGCTGATTGCTATTCACCAGCAAAAAGTTGATCCGGCGAAGAAAGCCTCAGCTCCGGCGGCGCCGGCGGCTAAGAAACAGCCGGGGAAGCTCCCCACTAAGCCTCCTCCCCCGACTCAAGCTG TCAGGGAGGCAAAAACAGAATTTGGACGTGGTGGAGGTAGAGGTGGTGGACGTGGCTACAGCCGTGGTCGTGGTGGAGGTGTGTTCAATAGGGAAGGATCCAACAATGAGAACTTTGCTCGCAACAGAGAATTTTCAGGTGGTATAGCTGCGCCTGAACACGTGGAAGGTGGAAGACCCTCTGAAAGACGTGGTGGTTATGGTGGACCCCGTGCTTTCCGTGGTGGTAGACAAGGTGGTTTTGGTAATGGAGAAATGCCTGAGGGGGACCGGCCTCGTAGGACATTTGAACGCCGTAGTGGTACTGGACGCGG AAGTGAGATAAAGCGTGAAGGTGCTGGCCGAGGAAACTGGGGAACTGAAGCAGATGAAGTTACTCA GATGACTGGTGAAGTTGCTGATGAAGGTGAGAAAAATCTGAATGTGGAGAAACCCTCCACCGAAGAAGAAGCAGGAGATGATAAGAAGGAAAATCCAGCTGCTGGAGCTGCGGACAAGGAGCCTGAAGATAAG GAGATGACCCTTGAAGAGTATGAGAAGTTGCTAGAAGAAAAACGGAAGGCTTTGCAGGCGCTTAAGACTGAGGAAAGGAAGGTCGACACAAAAGTATTTGAATCCATGCAACAGATTTCAAAGAAACCCAGTGATGAAATCTTCGTCAAATTG GGCTCCAAGGATAAGAGAAAAGAGTCTTCTGAGAAGGAAGAAAAGGCAAAGAAG GCGGTCAGCATTAATGAGTTTTTGAAGCCTGCTGAGGGTGAGAGGTATTATGCACCTGGTGGTCGAGGTCGAGGGCGTGGCCGCGGTTCTAGAGGTTACAGTGAAGCCAACACGATGAGCAATGTGGAAGCTGCTCCTCCCATTGAAGACCCAGGTCACTTCCCTACATTGGGTGGCAAGTGA